From one Dermacentor silvarum isolate Dsil-2018 chromosome 3, BIME_Dsil_1.4, whole genome shotgun sequence genomic stretch:
- the LOC119444136 gene encoding mite group 2 allergen-like Ixo r 2, whose protein sequence is MIRLAVGLLLCGFALGQRRDINYEDCGSQAKVLSAQMEPCDSDPCVLKRGTKPKIYFTLTSDQDTEKATLDAKIDLFGIMVPIPGLENDLCKNMVQCPVSKGQTYSGTMEVFVPQFAPIMKSHVLLKVLGDKGVSCLRQDACVD, encoded by the exons ATGATTCGCCTAGCTGTCGGTCTTCTTCTCTGCGGTTTCGCCCTTGGACAGCGCAGGGACATCAACTACGAAGACTGCG GCAGCCAGGCAAAGGTTCTCTCAGCCCAAATGGAGCCGTGCGACTCCGACCCCTGCGTCCTCAAGCGTGGCACGAAGCCCAAGATATACTTCACGCTTACCTCTG ATCAAGATACCGAGAAGGCCACACTGGATGCCAAGATCGACTTGTTCGGTATCATGGTTCCGATTCCCGGCTTGGAGAATGACCTGTGCAAGAACATGGTTCAGTGTCCGGTCTCCAAGGGCCAGACCTACTCAGGCACCATGGAAGTGTTCGTGCCTCAATTCGCACCAATT ATGAAGAGTCATGTCTTGCTCAAGGTGCTGGGAGACAAGGGCGTCAGCTGTCTGCGCCAAGACGCCTGTGTTGATTGA